From Geotalea uraniireducens Rf4:
GGTACTGGCCGAACATGAGGGCCAGGAGCAGCTGGGGAGAAACCTTATCCCCGGCCTGGATGCGGCTGTCAACCAGGTCAAGGGCCCGGCTGATCCAGGTGTGGGGAACCCCGTCGCTTTCCCGGGCGAGCCAGTCGTTGAAATGGGGAAAGAGGGCGGCAAAGAGCCCGCTCTGCCGCAGGAGCTGGTAGGTCTTCTCTCCTGCTCCCATGAGGAAAAGCTTCAAGACTTCTTCGTAGAGCCGCGGCGGCGCCGCCTTGGTGATCGTGGCGCTCAGGTCGAGGATCGTCTGCCAGGTCGCCTTCTCGACTTCAAAGCCTAGCATGGCGGCAAAGCGCACGGCGCGAATCATGCGCACCGGGTCCTCGGTGAACCGCACCAACGGATCGCCGATGGTGCGGACGACACCGCGGTTCAGGTCTTCCATTCCCCCGACGTAATCTATGATGGAGAAATCGTCAATATTGTAACAGAGCGCGTTGACGGTGAAGTCGCGGCGAATGGCATCCTCTTCCGGGGTGCCGAAGATGTTGTCCCGCAACACCATGCCGTCTTCACTTTTGAGCAGGCGAGGAGGGCGCATTCTGGCTCCCGGCTCAGTGATTTCTCCGGGAGCAGGTCCCTGCTCCTCTGCGCACGGTTCATCCTGCGATGCAGAGCGGAATGTTGCTACCTCTATGATCTCGTCATGGAAATGCAGGTGGGCGAGCCGGAAGCGGCGGCCGATCAGCCGGCAGTTGCGGAACATCCTTTTGATCTGGCCCGGGGTGGCGTCGGTGACGATATCGAAGTCCTTGGGTTCCCTGCCTAGTAACAGATCGCGCACACCACCACCGACCAGGTAGGCGGTAAAGCCGTTGTCCTTGAGCCGATAAAGCACTTTCACGGCGTTTGGGCTCAGCCAGCGGCGCGAGATGGGGTGGTTGGCACGTGGGATTATCAAAGGTTTGGCCGTTTTCATAGGTTATTACCCTATCACATCTGCAGGATAAAGGCAAAGCGACAGAGTGTGAGGCAATCCATACTTTTTGACTTTTGTCATGTCCCGGGCAGGAAATATCAGCTAGGATGCAGCCATGGAACAATTTACCGGAAAACAGACAAAGGATCTGAAGGTGCTGATAAGCTTCGTGCAGATATTCTGCCGGTCAAAGCACGGAAAAGAGGTGGCCAGGACAGCAGTCGGGCTTCCCGGGGAACTCAGGTCGCGGTTCATGAAAGATGTATGCCTCTGTGGAGAGTGTGCTGCGCTTGTGGACTATGCCCTGGAGAAACGGCGCAAATGTCCGCTCGACCCGAAACCGTCCTGCAAGCATTGCCAGATTCATTGCTACAGCAAGGGATACCGGGGGAAAATCCGTCAAGTCATGGCTTTTTCAGGCAAACGCCTGATCCTTCGGGGGAGGCTGGACTTGTTGTGGCACTATTTCTTCTAGTGCCGTTTATGGTGCTTCACTAACTTTGGATATTGCGAATAACCGGAAATATAAATGCAAGGAGAGTAGAAATGATCAGAAAAATCGTCCAGATCGACCAGGAAAAATGTGATGGTTGCGGTCTCTGTGTCCCCTCGTGTGCCGAAGGGGCAATAAAAATCGTCAACGGCAAGGCGGAGTTGTCCGCCGATAACCTGTGCGACGGGCTGGGAGCGTGCCTCGGTGAATGTCCGCAGAACGCCATCAATATAATTGAGCGCGAGGCGGACGAATTTGACGAGACAGCTGTAGAGACGCACTTGCAGGAGAGCCGGCAGGAAACGGTCGCGGCAGTGCAGCATCATGCGAATCACGGCGGTTGCCCCGGCTCCAGTGCCATGTCCTTTGCGTCGCCGCAACGAAGTTTGAATGATGAAATACCGGCAAACCACCAGAGTCAGCTCGGTCAGTGGCCGGTACAGTTGAGCCTTGTGCCGACCAGTGCCCCTTATTTTCAGAATGCCGACCTGCTGATCACCGCTGATTGCGTCCCGTTCGCCTATGCTGATTATCACCGGGATTTCCTGGCGGGAAAGGCGGTGGTCATCGGTTGTCCGAAACTTGACGATAATCGGTTCTACACGGAAAAACTGACGGAACTGTTTCGCGTATCCTCCATCAAGAGCATAACGGTGCTGCGCATGGAAGTCCCCTGTTGCGGCGGAATAGTCATGGCTGCCCGCCAGGCCCTGGCTGCCGGCGGCAAGGATATTCCGTTCAGGGAGGTTACCATCGGCATTCGCGGGGAAGTATTTTAGAAAGAAACGTAAAAATTTGACAACAAGATAAAAAGGATAATATTTATCTTTTTTGATTGACAAGAGGGGTATCGGCTGGTATTTTTTCATCAGATGTTATTTACTTACCTATACAAAGGAGATACCGAGTTATGAGCATTTGTACTCTTGTTACCCAGGAAGCCCCTGATTTTACCGCTGAAGCGGCTATGCCGGACAACAGTTTTGCCGAGATCAAGCTCTCCAACTACCGTGGCAAGTATGTGGTCCTGTTTTTCTATCCCCTTGATTTCACCTTTGTCTGCCCGTCCGAGATCCTTGCTTTCAATAAGCGTCTGGGGGATTTCAAGGCAAAGAACTGCGAGGTGATAGGCGTTTCCGTCGACTCGAAATTTACCCATCTCGCCTGGAAGAACACGCCGGTCGAAAACGGCGGCATCGGCAATATCCAGTACCCGCTGGTGCAGGACCTGAACAAGGCGATTGCCAGGTCCTACGGCATTCTCTTTAACGAGTCGGTGGCCCTGCGCGGCCTGTTCCTCATCGACCCCCACGGCAAGGTGCGCCACGCAGTCATCAATGACCTGCCACTCGGACGGAGCGTCAACGAGGCACTGCGCATGGTTGATGCGCTCCAGTTTGTCGAAACCCATGGCGGTGAAGTCTGTCCGGCCAACTGGCAGGAAGGGGAAGAGGCGATGAAAGCCTCGACGGAAGGTGTGGCGGCCTACCTGGCAAAGCACGGCAAGTAAGGCATCCTGCAGGCATAAGAGAACGGCGCGAGTTAATTAACCGCGCCGTTCTCATTTATAGCCAGGGGTTCGGCAATGGATGAGCTGCATCTGGGTGATAACGAGATCCTGTTCGGTGCAGACAAGACCGAAGGTATTGTGGCGGCGGAACTTGCCGGGCGCTTCATCCGTCTCTTCATCCGCCGCAAAAACGGGGTTTTCTTTCGTGACGACCCTTTTCATCCCTTCATTCTCGTCGAACAGCCGGCTCTCCTTGCCGGGTTTCCCGGCGGTCACACGATTAAATCTCTGACCGGCAGCGGCGAGTACAAATACATGGCGGAATTCGGCAGCTGGCGCGACTGCATGGCTGCCCGGGACTTTCTTGCGAAAAAGAGCGGCAAAACGCCATCATCCCGTGATGTTCCCTACCTCTATCTGTCGGATCCGGTTCATCAGCACCTGTTGAAAAGCGGCAAGACCCTGTTCAAGGGGACTGATTTCACTAGCATCGGCCGGCTGGCCCTTGATATCGAGACCTACTGCGCCGAGGGGTTTGAATTTTCCAACCCGCAGCGGGAGGAAGACCGGATCATCTCCATTGCCGTAATGGATGAAAACGGCTATGCGGAAGTACTGAACGGTCACGACATGACGGAAGCGACCATGCTGGAAAGGCTTTCAGAGATAATCCGGGAACGGGACCCGGATGTCATCGAAGGGCACAACATCTTCCGCTTCGATCTGGAGTACATCCGGGTGCGGGCGGAACGCCACCGGGTCGGTCTCTGCTGGGGGAGGGACGGCAGCGAGCCGCGTGTCCACCCGTCCCGCTTCTCCATTGCCGAACGAACCATCGATTATCCACGCTGGGACATCTTCGGCCGCCACATCATCGACACCTATTTCCTCCTTCTCATCTATGACATCAGTGCCAGGGAGATGGAGAGCTATGGGCTGAAAGCCGCTGCCCGCCATTTCGGCCTTGCCGCGCCGGACCGCGTCTACATCGAGGGGAATCAAATCAGCCGCCGTTTTGACACCGACCCCGATTCTCTGGCGCGGTATAACCTGGACGACGTCCGGGAAACCCTCGCTCTTTCCCGCCTCCTCTCCCACTCCTATTTTCTCCAGACCAGCATGTTCCCCTATTCGTATCAGAACTGCCTGATTCGGGGGAACGCCACAAAAATAAATGCCCTGTTCCTCAGGGAATACCTGCGGCAGGGGGTAGCGATCCCGAAGTCAGGTGCAGGCGGCAGCTTCGAGGGGGGGTATACCGATGTGCTCGAGTACGGGGTGGTCGGTCCCATCGTCCATTGCGACGTGGCTTCCCTCTACCCGTCGATCCTTATCTCTTATCAGCTTACGCCTGCCCACGATAGCCTGTCCCTGTTTCTTCCTTTATTGAAGGAGTTGCGCGAGTTCAGGTTGACGGCCAAGCGGCTGGCCAGGACAGGGGCAGATCCATTTCGGCGCGACTATTACCAGGCGCTGCAGCAGGCCTTCAAGGTCCTGATAAACTCTTTTTACGGCTACCTCGGCTCTCCGCTGCACAATTTCTCCGATGTCGCCCTCGCAGCCGAAGTGACCAGGCTGGGACGGGAGACTATCAAGACCATGCTTGCCTGGCTGCTTGAACGGGGTGCGCAACCCGTGGAGGTGGATACGGACGGCATATATTTCATCCCCCCCTCCGTCGTTGCAACGGCTGAAAAGGAGGAACTGCTGGTGCGCGAATTGTCGCAGTCGCTCCCCGGAGGCATCGAGGTGGAACTGGACGGGCGATACCGGGCCATGTTTTCCTACAAGATCAAGAACTACGCCCTGCTGGGATACGATGGGAAAATGACCGTCAAAGGTAGCGGCCTCAGATCCAGGGGTATAGAAAAATACCTGCGGGCGTTCATGGAAGAGATCATCAGGCTGCTTCTTGCCGGCGAAGGGGCGAAGGTGGAGGCGGTATACCGGGATTACACGCAAAAGCTGCGCGACCACGAATTCGGCATCTCCTGGCTGGCAAAGAGCGAAACGCTCGGCGAGTCGCTGGCCGTTTATCGGGAAAAGGTTCGGGCGGGGAAGCGTAATCCGGCAGCGGCGTATGAGATAGCCACCAAGTCGCCACGGGAATTCAGGGCCGGCGACCAGATAAGCTACTACATCAGCGGCCGGAGAAAAGGGGTGACTGCCTACGAAAACTGCCGGCCCATAGCGGACTACGACCCGGCCCATCCCGACGAGAATACCGATTACTACATGGATAAGCTGAAGCAGTTGCACAAGAAATTTGCCCGATTTCTACCGGGGGAAAAGTTGCTGTTCGACTGAAGTCCAAAGAGAGTTGGCTTGCCAGCGCAGTATATTTGTGTTAATAAGATAAAATCTATTCAAGTACTTATGGTCAGAAAGGAGTTGCAATGCGGATATTTGCTGTCATTTTACCCCTTGTACTACTTTGCCTTTTCACCATTCCCTCGTTTGCCCAGGAAGCTCAGCAGTCCGAAGCCATTGCCGAAAAGATGGCGTTCAAGCTCGTGCGTGGTGTCACCAATGTGACAACCGGTATTGCTGAAATCCCAAAGCAGTCTTACCTGACAATCCGTGACCGGGGGAATATTGGTTATGTGGTCGGGCCGATCAAGGGGTTTGGCATGGCTATCTACCGGACGCTGATGGGCGCCGTCGAAACGGTATTTTTCTTGGTGCCGCAGCCCGGTTACTACGACCCGATAATCGACCCGGAATATGTCTGGAATGGCTGGGAAGAAAAACGGGTAGAATCGCGCAAGGCGAAAGAGCCTGAATCGGGCGTTAAAAAGGGAGAGTAGCATGTCAGTTAAGCCGTTTTTCTGTGTGGTTGCGCTCTTGTACGGAATCCTTGTTTCGGGGGTGCAGGATAGGGCTTGGGCGGATGACTATCGCACCCTTGAAAATGCATCGCCGCAGGAGGTTGTGGATGCCATGGCCACCAAAGCAGCTCGTGGCATTGCCAACACAACCACCGGTTGGCTGGAGCTTCCCAAACAGATATATCTGACGTTTAAAGAGGATGGGGTGGCAAAGGGGATTACTATCGGGCCGCTGAAAGGGATAGGGATGACTCTGGTCAGGACGGTGTCGGGGGTTGCTGAGGCGGCCACCTTTTTCGTTGCCTATCCCGGTTTCTATGACCCCATTTTTGACCCGGCTTTTGTCTGGCAAAAAGAGTAATCTGCCGGTGACGGTTTAGTGGTGCACCGGAAACGGTAAAGTTAACGAACTGCAGACAATAAAAAAGCCGCATCCGAGGATGCGGCTTTTTCGTCAGCATTGGAAGTGCGAATTACTTCGCAGCAGGAGCTGCTTCAGCAGGCTTAACTTCTTCTTTTTTCTCAGCTTTTTTTGCTTTTTTTGCTTTTTTTGCTTTTTTTGCTTTCTTAACAGGAGCTTTTTCTTCTTTCTTCACTTCGCCGGCAGCAGGAGCAGCAGGAGCTTCGGTTTTTGCAGGCTCAGCAGCGAAAACAACACCAGCGAAAGCAACAGCAACGAGAGCAGCAACGATTGAGGACAGAACTTTTTTCATGGTAAATCTCCTTTAAAAAAATGTATGATGACTTCATTCATAGCAGATACCGTGCCATCATTGTTGGTGCATGTAACTGGTTGGAAAAGCAAGCTATTATGCATGTGAGCTGCAGTTAATCGAATACTCTGACCCGAAATCATCCAGTGTATGCCTCATATGGGGTATTGCGGGCGGGACCGTGAGGGTGGATTTGCTGACGATGAACCGGGCGCAATGTCATCAGTGGGCTGATGGCAGTCAATGGCGGTAGGGCCGGGATAATACCTTGCCAGCTGTTGGCAAAATTTGTTACTATCTACCGGGTCGTGGCGGCGAACTTCCGTCAGGACCTTTATTTTTATGGGGGATTTTTTGCAAAACGATTATTTGCTGTCAGTTGAAAAGCCAGCTCGCTACATGGGCGGGGAAATGGGGGCGATAGTCAAGGAGCGGGCCGATGTGCGGTTTGTCCTGGCGTTCCCGGATGTATATGAAGTCGGCATGAGTCACCTGGGTTTCAGGATACTCTATGCTATTCTGAACGAAATCGATTGGCTGGCTGCTGAGCGTGTTTACGCCCCCTGGCCTGACATGGAAGCCCTGCATCGCAGCAACGGCATATCCCTTGCCACCCTGGAAAGTTCAGTCCCTCTTTCCCGGGTGGACATCCTCGGTTTTACCCTCCAGTATGAACTTTCCTACACCAATATCCTCAACATGCTGGAATTGGCCGGCATTCCTCTCCTGGCCTCGGAACGGGGCGAAGGATTCCCACTCGTCATTGGCGGCGGCCCCTGTGCATGCAACCCGGAGCCGTTGGCCGATTTTTTCGATGCCTTCCTCCTGGGAGACGGAGAAGAAGCGGTAACGGAAATTGCAGTCGTTTACCGCGAATGGAAACGTGTTAAGTCCACGAAGGAGGAACTCCTTGAGCGGCTGGCAAAGATTGACGGGGTCTATATTCCGTCTTTTTTCTCTGTTGACTATGACGCGTCCGGGCGGATCGAGACGCTCAGGCCGCTCAAGCCGGGCTATGTAAAGGTCAGGAGGCGGATCGCCGCTGACCTGAATGGGATTGACTACCCGGGCGCTCCGGTTGTTCCCTTCCTGAAGACGGTTCACGACCGGGTGAGCATGGAGGTAGCCCGCGGCTGTACCCGCGGCTGCCGCTTCTGCCAGGCGGGGTATATTTACCGTCCAGTGCGCGAACGGACGCCGGAGCAGATTCTGGCCAAGATCGAGGAGACCCTGCGTAACACCGGTTACGATGAAGTATCGCTTCTTTCCCTTTCAACCGGAGATTACGGCTGCCTTACTCCGCTGCTCAAGGAACTCATGGAGCGGTATGCCAAGGAGCGTATTGCCGTTTCTTTGCCATCCCTGCGGGTGGGGAGCCTCACCCCGGAGATCGTGGAGGAGATAAAGAAGGTCAGGAAGACCGGCTTTACCCTTGCCCCTGAAGCCGGCAGCGAGCGGCTGCGCCAGGTTATCAATAAGGGGATAACCGAGACGGACCTGCTGAATACCGCTTTTGAGGTCTACAGTGCCGGCTGGCGGCTGATCAAGCTCTATTTCATGATCGGTCTGCCGACGGAAACCATGGATGATGTGCTTGGCATTGCTGAACTGGCCAAACAGGTTAAATTCCAGGGGAAGCGGACCGGCGCCGGCGGTGAGGTCAATGTGGCGGTCAGCAGCTTTGTGCCGAAGCCCCATACGCCATTCCAATGGGAACCGCAGATCAGTTACGAGGAAATTCTCGAAAAGCAGCAGTTTCTGCGCCTGGAGCTGAAAAAGCGCAAGCTGAATTTCAAGTGGCAGGATGCCCCCTTGTCCGTAATGGAGGGGGTCTTTGCACGTGGTGACCGGCGACTCGGTCGGGTGCTGATCGAAGCACGACGGCTGGGGTGCCGTTTCGACGGCTGGGGCGAGCATTTCAGCTTTTCCAGGTGGCAGCAGGCATTTGCCGCAACGGCCATTGATCCGCTCTTCTATCATCGCCGTCGTGACCTTGAGGAGGTTCTTCCCTGGGACCACCTTGAGAGCGGCGTCAGCAGGGAGTTTCTCCGTTCGGAGTTGGAGAAGTCTGCTGTCAGCTCCTATACGCCGGACTGCCGCAGCGGTGTCTGCTCGGGATGCGGCGTCTGCGATTTTGAAATGATACGGATGAGGCTCAATGGGGCCGAAGAGACCTGTGGTGGCGCACCCGTGACGGAATCAGGGCAGCCGGTGGAGGCGGAGCGCATCCGGCTCCGGTTTCAGAAAATCGGCCGGATGCGCTTCCTGAGCCACCTGGAGATGCTCAACCTGTTCATCAGGGCTATCGGCAGAGCCCGGGTACCGATCCGCTATTCCCAGGGGTTTCATCCCCACCCCAAATTTTCCTTTGCCACGGCGCTGTCGGTAGGCGTGGAATCGTGGGCCGAATACATGGATATGGAGTTGAACGCAGGTTTCGGCGCGGAGAGGCTGAAGGAGGCGCTCAACCAGGTGCTGCCCGAAGGTGTGCGTGTCCTTGAGTCCCATGCAATAATGTTGAACAGTGAATCACTATCGGTTATCATGGAAAGCGTGCGTTATCGCGTCATTCTGCCGCCCGGTGCGGGGCAGGATCTCCCCGGCCAGGTGGAGCGCTTCCTTGCCCTTGACACATACCCCCATCGCCGGGAAAAGAAGGGTAAGGTCGTGGCTTTCGACTTGCGACATGAAACGGTTAGCCTTACCGCTTCAGCTGACTGCCTGGAGATGGAGGTCCGGCGCGGCAAACCGTTGGAATTTGTTGCAGCCGTCACCGGTCTGCCGGCTGATGCGCTCGCCGGTGCGAAAATCGAGAAGCTTGAAGTCAATTTCAGAAGCGGCGAAGGGCGAACTGTTGCCGGCGCCGATTGACTTCCGAGACAAACAGTACATATCAATTATACTTGCATAATACAATGAGGTAATCATGGGTAACGAACTGGTCATCAACACCACGTCCCACGAAACCCGCATCGCCCTTATCGAGAACGGCACCATTGCCGAACTCTATATTGAGCGGAGCCGGGTCAAGGGGATCGTGGGCAACATTTACAAGGGTCGGGTCATCAGGGTTCTGCCGGGGATGCAGGCCGCCTTTGTCGACATCGGCCTGGAGAAAGCGGCTTTCCTCTACGTTGCCGACGTCTTTGACGCCATGGATGAGTATGAATCGTTCATGGATGGCAACGGTAAGAAAGACGAGCCGGCAGAGGGGGAAGAGCCGGTGATTCACCCCCTCCATCCCATTGAGGAACTCCTCCAGGAAGGCCAGGAACTCCTGGTGCAGATCTCGAAAGAGCCGATCGGCACCAAGGGCGCCCGCATCACCGCCCATATCTCCCTACCCGGCAGGCACCTGGTATATATGCCGACCGTCGACCATGTGGGTATTTCCCGCCGCATCGAGGATGAAGCGGAGCGGGAGCGCCTCAAGGAGATCGTTGACCGGATCAAGCCGCCAGGCGGTGGCTTCATCGTCCGTACCGTCTCGGAAGGGAAAAGCGAGGAAGATCTTGTTTCCGACCTCCATTACCTGACCAAGCTCTGGGATGAGGTGGTGAAGCGCAAGGATAAGGCCAGCGCCCCGAGCCTGATCCATTCCGACCTGGATGTCACCCAGAAGGTGGTGCGGGACATCCTCACCGAGTCGGTGGAGCGGATCGTCGTCGACTTCAAGCCGGAATACGACAGGATTGTCCAGTTCATCAGCACCTTCATGCCGAAAATGAAGTACTCCATTGAGCTCTACGACGAGGAGGAGCCGATCTTCGACCACTTCGGCCTTGAAGTGGAGATCAGCCGGGCGCTGGGGCGCAAGGTCTGGCTCAAATCGGGCGGTTACATCATCATCGAGCAGACCGAGGCGCTCACCGCCATCGACGTCAACACCGGCCGTTTCGTCGGCAAGCACAACCTGGAAGACACCATCCTCAAGACCAACCTGGAGGCGGTGAAGGAGATCGCCTATCAGTTGCGGCTGCGGAACCTGGGCGGCATTATCATCATCGACTTCATCGACATGGAGAAAGAGGTCAATCGGGAAAAGGTCTTTACCGCCCTCGAAGAGGCGGTCAAGTCGGACAAGTCCAAGACCAACATCCTGAAGATATCCGAGCTCGGCCTGGTGGAGATGACGAGAAAACGGGTCAGGGAGAGCATCGGCCGGATGATGTGCGAGCCGTGTCCGTACTGCGAAGGGCGGGGATACGTCAAGTCGAAGACCACGGTCTGTCACGAAATATTCCGCGAGCTGCGACGGGAGATGCTCGACATCCGCGGCAGCAAGATCATGCTCACGGTCCATCCCCAGGTCGCCGACCTCCTCTACGACGAGGAACGGCGCGGACTTGAGGAGCTGGAAAAGAATTTCAAGAAACGGATCACGGTCCGGGCCAAGCCGGGCTTTCACCAGGAGCAGTTCGAGATCGCCATCAGTTAGATAAATTAAACACCCCTGAACCGCAAAGGACCCAAAGGGCCTAAAACGCCAGGAACGCAGAGAAAACATGATCTTTTTCGAGTTCTTCGCGCACTTTGCGCTTTAGGCCCTTTGCGCCTTCGCGGTTCAAAGGTTTTCTGTATTCAAGGAGAGCATATGATTGGGACCCCTCTGAAGAATAATGCTACACGTATTATGCTGCTCGGTTCCGGCGAGCTGGGGAAGGAAGTGGTCATAGAAGCCCAGCGGCTCGGTGTCGAGGTAATTGCCGTGGACCGCTACCCGAATGCGCCGGCCATGCAGGTGGCCCACCGAAGCCATGTGGTCAACATGCTCGATCGGGAAGAACTTTCGCGGGTGATCCGCCTGGAGCGTCCCGATTACATCGTGCCTGAGATCGAGGCGATCAATACGCCATACCTGCTGGAGCTGGAAAAGGAAGGTTTCGCCGTCATTCCCACGGCCCGCGCCACGAACCTGACCATGAACCGCGAAGGGATCAGGCGGCTTGCCGCCGAAGAGCTGGGGCTCCCTACGGCGCAATACCTTTTTGCCACTTCAATGGAAGAGTTCAGTGCCGGCGTGGAGCGCATCGGCCTTCCCTGCGTGGTGAAGCCGATCATGAGTTCTTCCGGCAAGGGTCAGAGCGTCGTGCGCGATGCAGCCGACCTGGAACGGGCCTGGACCTATGCCATGGAAGGGGCGCGGGGCGCGTCGGACAAGGTCATCATCGAGGAGTTCATCCCCTTTGACTACGAGATCACCCTGCTGACGGTGCGCTACAGCGACGGGACCCGTTTCTGCCCGCCTATCGGCCATGTGCAGATCAAGGGCGATTATCATGAATCGTGGCAGCCGATGGCAATGACCCCCCAGGTATTGGCGGAAGCCGAACGACAGGCCAAGGCGGTCACCGATGCCCTGGGGGGCTTCGGCATCTTCGGCGTCGAGCTGTTCATCAAGGGTGACCGGGTCTGGTTCAGCGAGGTTTCGCCCCGTCCCCACGACACCGGCATGGTGACCATGGTGTCCCAGAACATGTCGGAGTTCGAGCTCCATGTGCGAGCCATCCTCGGGCTGCCGGTGCCGGAAGTGGTCAACCTCGCCCCGGCCGCTTCCCACGTCATCCTGGCCGATGCGACCGTTGCGGAAGTTGCATTCGACGGTCTGGCCGAGGCGTTGTCGGTGCCTGACACCAAGCTTCGTCTGTTCGGCAAGCCGGATGCCCGTCCCGGCCGCCGCATGGGGGTGGCGCTATCCCTCGGGACGGATACGGACGAAGCGCGCAAGAGGGCGGAACAGGCTGCCCATGCGGTGAAAATAGTTACGGTCTGACGTATAACTGTTTGGAGGAATGCAATGATATTTGCCGCGAAGGTTTCCGAGGTTCCACCCTGGGGGAAAAAGGTCGTCAGCATCAACGGCCAGGAGATATTGCTGGTCAACGCCAAAGGGATAATCTATGCCTGCGAGACCGAATGCCCCCACCAGGGCGCACCCCTTTCCGGCGCACTGGTAAAGGATGCGGAACACCTCTCCTGCCAGCGGCACGGCTATCGATTCAATCTTAAGACCGGCGCCTGCGCGGATTTTCCGGAATATACCCTGAAGGTCTATCCGGTACAGGTTCAGGGTGACGATATTATGGTGGACCTCGGTTAAGGGGTGTTGAAAAAAGTCCTTGACTTATAAGTTGTTTTTCGCTATTTTTCAATGCTCTTTGTAAAATCAGGATAAAGGTGGTGAAAGTACATGTACGCAGTAGTGAGAACCGGAGGGAAACAATATAAAGTTTCCGAAGGCGACTTTTTAAAAGTCGAAAAACTTGAGGGTGCGGTAGGCGATACTGTTGAACTCTCTGAAGTC
This genomic window contains:
- a CDS encoding ATP-binding protein, with the protein product MIRKIVQIDQEKCDGCGLCVPSCAEGAIKIVNGKAELSADNLCDGLGACLGECPQNAINIIEREADEFDETAVETHLQESRQETVAAVQHHANHGGCPGSSAMSFASPQRSLNDEIPANHQSQLGQWPVQLSLVPTSAPYFQNADLLITADCVPFAYADYHRDFLAGKAVVIGCPKLDDNRFYTEKLTELFRVSSIKSITVLRMEVPCCGGIVMAARQALAAGGKDIPFREVTIGIRGEVF
- a CDS encoding DNA polymerase domain-containing protein, giving the protein MDELHLGDNEILFGADKTEGIVAAELAGRFIRLFIRRKNGVFFRDDPFHPFILVEQPALLAGFPGGHTIKSLTGSGEYKYMAEFGSWRDCMAARDFLAKKSGKTPSSRDVPYLYLSDPVHQHLLKSGKTLFKGTDFTSIGRLALDIETYCAEGFEFSNPQREEDRIISIAVMDENGYAEVLNGHDMTEATMLERLSEIIRERDPDVIEGHNIFRFDLEYIRVRAERHRVGLCWGRDGSEPRVHPSRFSIAERTIDYPRWDIFGRHIIDTYFLLLIYDISAREMESYGLKAAARHFGLAAPDRVYIEGNQISRRFDTDPDSLARYNLDDVRETLALSRLLSHSYFLQTSMFPYSYQNCLIRGNATKINALFLREYLRQGVAIPKSGAGGSFEGGYTDVLEYGVVGPIVHCDVASLYPSILISYQLTPAHDSLSLFLPLLKELREFRLTAKRLARTGADPFRRDYYQALQQAFKVLINSFYGYLGSPLHNFSDVALAAEVTRLGRETIKTMLAWLLERGAQPVEVDTDGIYFIPPSVVATAEKEELLVRELSQSLPGGIEVELDGRYRAMFSYKIKNYALLGYDGKMTVKGSGLRSRGIEKYLRAFMEEIIRLLLAGEGAKVEAVYRDYTQKLRDHEFGISWLAKSETLGESLAVYREKVRAGKRNPAAAYEIATKSPREFRAGDQISYYISGRRKGVTAYENCRPIADYDPAHPDENTDYYMDKLKQLHKKFARFLPGEKLLFD
- a CDS encoding exosortase system-associated protein, TIGR04073 family, with amino-acid sequence MRIFAVILPLVLLCLFTIPSFAQEAQQSEAIAEKMAFKLVRGVTNVTTGIAEIPKQSYLTIRDRGNIGYVVGPIKGFGMAIYRTLMGAVETVFFLVPQPGYYDPIIDPEYVWNGWEEKRVESRKAKEPESGVKKGE
- the pcnB gene encoding polynucleotide adenylyltransferase PcnB; translation: MKTAKPLIIPRANHPISRRWLSPNAVKVLYRLKDNGFTAYLVGGGVRDLLLGREPKDFDIVTDATPGQIKRMFRNCRLIGRRFRLAHLHFHDEIIEVATFRSASQDEPCAEEQGPAPGEITEPGARMRPPRLLKSEDGMVLRDNIFGTPEEDAIRRDFTVNALCYNIDDFSIIDYVGGMEDLNRGVVRTIGDPLVRFTEDPVRMIRAVRFAAMLGFEVEKATWQTILDLSATITKAAPPRLYEEVLKLFLMGAGEKTYQLLRQSGLFAALFPHFNDWLARESDGVPHTWISRALDLVDSRIQAGDKVSPQLLLALMFGQYLQEKATWFRQAGAPPQQAVNMAVAEFMGELAPTVLVPNKLGILIRDILASQHRFQKIPGRHAETFAGRAGFRDALDYLRFVCDVSDEQGKIVAWWERFLQEPHLAQPEERSEEPPRRHKRRRRKRGKKQTGESA
- a CDS encoding peroxiredoxin; this encodes MSICTLVTQEAPDFTAEAAMPDNSFAEIKLSNYRGKYVVLFFYPLDFTFVCPSEILAFNKRLGDFKAKNCEVIGVSVDSKFTHLAWKNTPVENGGIGNIQYPLVQDLNKAIARSYGILFNESVALRGLFLIDPHGKVRHAVINDLPLGRSVNEALRMVDALQFVETHGGEVCPANWQEGEEAMKASTEGVAAYLAKHGK
- a CDS encoding nitrous oxide-stimulated promoter family protein translates to MEQFTGKQTKDLKVLISFVQIFCRSKHGKEVARTAVGLPGELRSRFMKDVCLCGECAALVDYALEKRRKCPLDPKPSCKHCQIHCYSKGYRGKIRQVMAFSGKRLILRGRLDLLWHYFF
- a CDS encoding exosortase system-associated protein, TIGR04073 family; the encoded protein is MSVKPFFCVVALLYGILVSGVQDRAWADDYRTLENASPQEVVDAMATKAARGIANTTTGWLELPKQIYLTFKEDGVAKGITIGPLKGIGMTLVRTVSGVAEAATFFVAYPGFYDPIFDPAFVWQKE